From Pseudothermotoga thermarum DSM 5069, a single genomic window includes:
- a CDS encoding protein-L-isoaspartate O-methyltransferase, whose product MKDFWKERFIREISSTGNYSDHILKAFLEVPRELFCEYPYDLSEVYTDGVLATARDENEYTTSSQPSLMALFMESVCLKPEMKVLEIGSGTGYNACVMGKVVGKDGLVVGLEFNKKFCELAKRNAEKLGMENVIFLNKDGYEGAKEYTPFDAIVVTVAVDFIPEEWLNQLKEGGRIIAPIDIYTVESQPAVLFVKRQNEILCQEIVETRFLKAKGKLGNLNNLNLEKLGKLREKPFKEELFPLRFSYEFLRILHLCLWSLCEEYGRIYHVEETGYAMIGYKTYIFGEVKKLEKVVENWRMLEFPLLKEITIVYDKAFEFRQLSARKGGNL is encoded by the coding sequence ATGAAAGACTTTTGGAAAGAAAGGTTTATCAGGGAAATTTCTTCAACAGGTAATTACAGTGATCACATCCTAAAAGCTTTTTTGGAAGTACCCAGAGAACTGTTTTGCGAGTATCCTTACGATTTGTCAGAAGTTTACACCGACGGCGTTCTTGCCACCGCACGTGATGAAAATGAGTACACCACTTCCAGTCAACCTTCCTTAATGGCATTGTTCATGGAATCAGTTTGTTTGAAACCTGAAATGAAGGTCCTTGAGATAGGTTCTGGAACAGGTTACAACGCCTGTGTGATGGGAAAAGTCGTTGGAAAAGATGGACTTGTCGTTGGTTTAGAATTCAACAAAAAATTCTGTGAACTTGCCAAAAGAAACGCCGAAAAACTTGGAATGGAAAACGTTATCTTTCTTAACAAGGATGGTTATGAAGGTGCCAAGGAATACACCCCATTCGATGCGATAGTTGTTACCGTTGCTGTGGATTTCATACCCGAGGAATGGTTAAACCAGCTTAAAGAAGGCGGAAGGATAATTGCACCGATAGATATTTACACTGTGGAAAGCCAACCTGCTGTGCTTTTTGTGAAAAGGCAAAACGAAATACTGTGTCAAGAAATCGTCGAAACAAGATTTTTGAAGGCGAAAGGAAAACTTGGAAATCTTAACAACCTAAACTTAGAAAAACTTGGAAAGCTCAGGGAAAAACCGTTCAAAGAAGAATTGTTTCCCCTGCGTTTTTCTTATGAATTTTTGAGAATACTTCATCTTTGCCTTTGGTCTTTGTGCGAAGAATATGGAAGAATTTACCACGTCGAAGAAACAGGTTATGCGATGATCGGTTATAAAACGTACATTTTTGGTGAGGTAAAAAAACTTGAAAAAGTTGTCGAAAACTGGAGAATGCTCGAATTTCCTTTACTCAAAGAGATAACAATAGTCTACGATAAAGCTTTCGAGTTTCGTCAGCTTAGTGCAAGAAAGGGGGGAAATCTATGA
- a CDS encoding potassium channel beta subunit family protein, with the protein MEYRKVGKWGLKVSELSLGTWVTFANQLDLENAKLLVKKAFESGVNFIDCAEAYASGMAEAMLGEILKYYKRSDWVISTKIFWGGSGPNEKGLSRKHLLEGTWASLKRLQLDYVDLLYCHRPDPEVPMEEIVWTMDQIVRSGLALYWGTSEWSAEQIEQAHQIAERYNCIPPIVEQPQYNLLVRERVEKEYLPLYEKYGMGLTTYSPLASGVLSGKYNKGIPEDSRLGRFEMIRKWMQERGILSEKTFAKLEKLQTVADQLGCTLAQLSIAWCLKNPRVSSVILGASKIEQFEENIKAIEVKEKLTDDVMKQIDQILSE; encoded by the coding sequence ATGGAATACAGAAAAGTTGGAAAATGGGGTTTAAAAGTTAGCGAACTTTCATTGGGCACTTGGGTCACCTTTGCAAACCAACTGGATTTGGAAAACGCCAAGCTTTTGGTTAAAAAAGCTTTTGAGAGTGGAGTGAACTTCATCGACTGCGCTGAAGCTTACGCCTCAGGCATGGCCGAAGCCATGCTTGGTGAGATTTTGAAATATTACAAACGATCGGACTGGGTTATTTCAACCAAGATCTTTTGGGGTGGCAGTGGCCCAAACGAAAAGGGGCTTTCGCGAAAACATCTTCTTGAGGGAACTTGGGCAAGTTTAAAACGTCTTCAACTTGACTATGTCGATTTGTTGTACTGTCATAGACCAGATCCAGAGGTTCCAATGGAAGAGATAGTTTGGACGATGGATCAAATTGTGAGAAGTGGTTTGGCTTTGTATTGGGGTACAAGTGAATGGAGCGCTGAGCAAATAGAACAAGCCCACCAAATTGCCGAAAGATACAACTGCATTCCACCGATAGTCGAGCAACCGCAGTACAACTTGTTAGTCAGAGAAAGAGTTGAAAAAGAATACCTACCACTTTATGAAAAGTACGGGATGGGGTTGACCACGTACAGCCCCCTTGCTTCTGGTGTTTTGTCTGGGAAGTACAACAAGGGAATACCTGAAGATTCAAGGCTTGGAAGGTTTGAAATGATCAGGAAGTGGATGCAAGAACGTGGAATATTGTCGGAAAAAACCTTTGCAAAGCTTGAAAAGCTTCAAACAGTTGCCGATCAACTTGGATGCACCCTTGCACAGCTTTCAATAGCTTGGTGTCTCAAAAATCCAAGAGTTTCAAGTGTCATCCTTGGGGCTTCGAAAATAGAACAATTTGAGGAGAACATAAAAGCAATAGAAGTGAAAGAAAAACTCACAGACGATGTGATGAAACAAATAGACCAGATACTCTCCGAATAG
- a CDS encoding DUF6115 domain-containing protein, whose product MVEFLYWFVFFGTLATVAFAWGVFLANLDKPSPNVEEYEKFEDRMLQLMGQFRHLSAVRLQMLEKKMDEMRKLIQQANSLYAVLSCQESKVLAKNLGIEETFQKDQKQDEVISDIEEKVETNKETEKTQENSLEKKILLLYQEGKSEAQIAKELGIGIGEVMLILSLFRFRTDLR is encoded by the coding sequence ATGGTGGAATTTCTGTATTGGTTTGTGTTTTTTGGCACTTTGGCAACTGTTGCGTTTGCTTGGGGTGTTTTTCTTGCAAATTTGGACAAACCTTCACCAAACGTGGAAGAATATGAAAAATTTGAAGATAGAATGCTTCAATTGATGGGACAGTTTAGACATCTTTCGGCGGTCAGATTGCAGATGCTTGAGAAAAAGATGGATGAAATGAGAAAGCTCATACAACAAGCCAACAGTTTGTACGCGGTCTTGAGCTGCCAGGAATCTAAAGTTCTTGCAAAGAATCTTGGGATTGAAGAAACTTTTCAAAAGGACCAGAAACAAGATGAGGTTATCAGCGATATTGAAGAAAAAGTGGAGACGAATAAAGAGACAGAAAAAACGCAGGAAAATTCCTTAGAAAAAAAGATTTTGTTGCTTTATCAGGAAGGAAAAAGCGAAGCACAAATAGCAAAGGAACTTGGAATAGGCATAGGAGAAGTGATGCTTATTTTGTCTCTTTTTCGTTTTCGCACGGATCTTCGATGA
- a CDS encoding HD-GYP domain-containing protein, with the protein MKRTRIISYVLFVFICFLCLFFASFHKDLRFDSKFLVFLVMSIAFEIVGFSMYTFSNHRIRLTGGIITNILAACFLPTFQTILVAISAVIFSGTILVKSRDPLKYLFNISQIGLSAGLAAVLFKSIATGKVYIDIWFVLLASALYIFLNTFFVSIVYMLTFQQTLTNSLSITLKGPSAGALMIVPVILSSYILYYLLDVKAIGLIFIIFLAGQLGNYFRAEYEESRLENLKLLVKSLEMKDSYTRGHSERAATLAYKIAKKLGLAETNCQRIKDACLLHDVGKIGIPDYILNKPDKLTSEEYQIIKTHPVKSEELLETVARFRKKEAKWVRHHHEHWDGFGYPDGLKGEQIPIESRIIAAADIYEALTSDRPYRKAYSKEEALKLIQEVAGTVLDPKVAKVLIEVVIEDPCENEKETK; encoded by the coding sequence ATGAAAAGGACAAGAATTATAAGCTATGTGTTGTTTGTTTTTATTTGTTTCCTTTGTCTTTTTTTTGCAAGTTTTCATAAGGATCTAAGGTTTGATTCAAAGTTTTTGGTTTTCCTTGTTATGAGTATTGCTTTTGAGATTGTTGGTTTTTCCATGTATACATTTTCTAACCACAGAATAAGACTTACTGGCGGAATAATAACCAATATCCTTGCCGCTTGCTTTTTACCAACTTTTCAAACAATCCTGGTTGCAATTTCCGCGGTGATTTTTTCTGGAACAATCTTGGTGAAAAGTCGTGATCCATTGAAATATCTTTTCAACATCTCCCAAATAGGCTTGTCTGCTGGCCTTGCCGCTGTTTTATTCAAAAGTATAGCCACTGGAAAAGTTTACATAGACATTTGGTTTGTGCTCTTAGCATCTGCTTTGTACATATTTCTCAACACATTCTTTGTTTCAATTGTGTACATGCTCACATTTCAACAAACCCTTACGAACAGTCTGTCCATCACTTTAAAAGGGCCATCTGCGGGAGCTTTGATGATCGTTCCCGTCATTCTCTCAAGTTACATCCTGTACTATCTTCTCGATGTGAAAGCAATTGGGTTGATTTTCATCATTTTCCTTGCCGGTCAACTTGGAAATTACTTCAGGGCGGAATATGAAGAATCACGTTTGGAAAACTTGAAGCTTCTTGTCAAAAGCTTGGAGATGAAAGATTCTTATACAAGAGGGCACAGCGAACGCGCAGCCACTCTGGCTTACAAAATTGCAAAAAAGCTGGGGCTAGCTGAAACGAATTGTCAAAGGATCAAAGACGCCTGTCTTCTTCACGACGTTGGAAAGATTGGTATACCTGATTATATCCTCAACAAACCTGATAAACTGACTAGCGAAGAATATCAGATCATAAAGACACACCCGGTAAAATCCGAAGAACTTTTGGAAACCGTGGCAAGGTTTCGAAAAAAAGAAGCAAAATGGGTTAGACATCACCATGAACATTGGGACGGTTTTGGCTATCCAGATGGTTTAAAAGGCGAGCAGATTCCCATAGAATCCAGGATAATTGCAGCTGCAGATATCTATGAAGCCTTGACGAGCGACAGGCCTTACCGAAAAGCTTATTCAAAGGAAGAAGCGTTGAAATTAATTCAAGAAGTGGCTGGCACCGTTTTGGATCCAAAGGTTGCAAAAGTTTTGATTGAAGTTGTCATCGAAGATCCGTGCGAAAACGAAAAAGAGACAAAATAA
- the yihA gene encoding ribosome biogenesis GTP-binding protein YihA/YsxC — MFVKEAEFLTSCYSPNDFPKPLLGEICFAGRSNVGKSTLLNNIFGKKLAYVSKTPGKTRAINFYIVNGKYYFVDLPGYGFALRSKEERMRWKNLIETYFRIRRDQIKSAVLIVDGRLEPQQSDKMFVEWCDYYGINVIIVASKVDKVSKSQIGLIKEKFEREFGREVLPYSGVTKFGLSEVVEKIRSCLENAGA; from the coding sequence ATGTTTGTGAAAGAAGCGGAGTTTTTAACCAGTTGTTATTCTCCAAACGATTTTCCAAAACCGCTCCTTGGTGAAATTTGCTTTGCGGGACGTTCAAATGTGGGAAAATCAACGCTTTTGAACAATATCTTTGGAAAAAAGTTGGCGTACGTCAGTAAAACGCCTGGAAAAACCCGTGCGATAAATTTCTACATCGTTAACGGAAAGTATTATTTCGTCGATTTACCTGGCTATGGTTTTGCTCTAAGGTCAAAGGAAGAAAGAATGCGTTGGAAAAACCTGATAGAAACGTACTTTAGGATTAGGAGAGATCAAATAAAGTCTGCAGTTCTCATAGTCGATGGTAGACTTGAACCCCAACAGAGTGATAAAATGTTTGTAGAATGGTGCGATTACTATGGTATAAATGTTATAATAGTTGCAAGCAAAGTGGATAAGGTGAGTAAATCGCAAATAGGTTTGATAAAAGAGAAATTTGAGCGAGAGTTTGGTAGAGAAGTTTTACCTTATTCAGGGGTTACCAAGTTTGGTTTGAGTGAAGTTGTTGAAAAAATAAGATCATGTTTGGAAAACGCCGGGGCATGA
- the lon gene encoding endopeptidase La, translating to MKNSWKKYRRGGLVAKKFEKLEKYAKETIEESQLPKTLPLIPLRNGMVVFPHTVVPIHVAREKSLEALEKSLENYQQFIFITTQKDPKIEDPTFEQINSVGTISRILQVARMPDGSYRVLIEGLQRARAYEVVETEPMIVKLEILTTKYKFTKKLEALVRSVMENFSKYASYTQRYSQETLSAVAEIDDPDKLADFIASLLFVPFEKRQALLEEVHPTKRLEMLLEILSHENEILELENELNNKVRKKIEESQKEYFLREKLKAISEELGEKNPEVAELRKKIEQTALPEYVRQKAIMELERLEKTPPYSAEATVIRTYLDWILNLPWNTTTEDNEDMTKARKVLEASHYGLEEAKERILEFLAVRKRSKSVRAPILCLVGPPGVGKTSLGKAVADALNRKFVRMSLGGLRDEAEIKGHRRTYVGAMPGRIIQLIRTAQTKNPVMLLDEIDKLAISFQGDPAAALLEVLDPEQNKEFVDHYLEIPFDLSQVLFITTANTTHTIPPALLDRMEVIELGSYTEEEKIVIAKDYILPKIMKEMSVSPDQLKIDKKVIRKVISDYTKEAGVRQLTRNLEKLVRKVVLQLEEGAEKVEIKPKDLSKYLGVERFYNELVLSEPEVGAVNGLAWTEYGGTVLIVEALLMPGKGQLILTGRLGEVMKESARIALSVARAFCGEKYKEIFEQNDLHINLPEGAVPKDGPSAGVTMATAIISCVTARKVRNDVAMTGELTLRGRVLAVGGIKEKILAAYRNGIKKVLIPKANEKELVKIPQQVLKKLEIVLVETIDQVVEEACL from the coding sequence ATGAAAAACTCTTGGAAAAAATATCGTCGAGGTGGTTTGGTGGCAAAAAAATTTGAAAAACTTGAAAAGTATGCAAAGGAAACAATAGAAGAATCTCAACTTCCAAAAACTTTACCGTTGATCCCGCTTAGAAACGGGATGGTTGTATTTCCGCACACCGTTGTTCCAATCCACGTTGCCAGGGAAAAATCATTGGAAGCGCTTGAAAAATCATTGGAGAACTATCAACAATTCATATTCATCACCACTCAAAAAGATCCAAAGATTGAGGATCCAACCTTTGAACAAATCAACAGCGTTGGCACCATTTCAAGAATTCTTCAAGTCGCAAGAATGCCGGATGGAAGTTATAGAGTTTTGATAGAAGGCTTACAGAGAGCAAGAGCTTATGAGGTTGTCGAAACCGAACCAATGATAGTCAAACTTGAAATACTGACAACAAAATACAAATTCACAAAAAAACTGGAAGCCCTTGTAAGAAGCGTGATGGAAAACTTTTCAAAGTATGCTTCTTACACTCAAAGATACTCACAGGAAACCCTTTCTGCCGTTGCGGAAATCGACGATCCAGATAAACTGGCAGATTTCATAGCTTCATTGCTTTTTGTTCCTTTTGAAAAAAGACAAGCTTTACTTGAGGAAGTTCATCCAACAAAAAGATTGGAAATGCTTCTTGAAATTCTTTCACATGAGAATGAAATTCTTGAGCTTGAAAATGAGTTGAACAACAAAGTTAGAAAGAAGATAGAAGAATCGCAAAAAGAGTACTTTTTGAGAGAAAAGTTGAAGGCAATAAGCGAAGAACTTGGAGAGAAAAACCCAGAAGTAGCAGAACTCCGCAAAAAGATCGAACAAACAGCTTTGCCAGAGTATGTTAGGCAGAAAGCCATCATGGAACTTGAAAGACTTGAAAAAACCCCACCTTATTCAGCCGAGGCAACCGTTATTCGAACGTACTTGGACTGGATTTTGAACCTTCCTTGGAATACAACAACTGAAGACAACGAAGATATGACAAAAGCAAGAAAAGTTCTTGAGGCAAGTCACTATGGATTGGAAGAAGCAAAAGAAAGGATTTTGGAATTTTTAGCTGTTAGAAAAAGAAGTAAATCCGTTCGAGCTCCTATACTGTGTTTGGTTGGCCCTCCCGGAGTTGGAAAAACATCGCTTGGCAAAGCCGTCGCTGACGCCTTGAACCGAAAATTTGTCAGAATGTCGCTCGGAGGTTTAAGAGACGAAGCCGAAATAAAAGGGCATAGAAGAACTTATGTTGGCGCAATGCCTGGAAGAATAATTCAGCTGATTCGAACTGCTCAAACCAAAAATCCCGTTATGCTTTTGGACGAAATAGATAAATTAGCTATAAGTTTTCAAGGTGATCCTGCGGCAGCACTTTTGGAAGTTTTGGATCCAGAACAAAACAAAGAATTTGTGGATCATTATTTGGAGATACCCTTTGACCTTTCCCAAGTTCTCTTCATAACTACTGCAAACACAACTCATACCATACCACCTGCCCTTTTGGACAGGATGGAGGTCATAGAGCTTGGAAGTTACACTGAGGAAGAAAAAATTGTCATAGCGAAGGATTATATCCTTCCAAAGATAATGAAAGAAATGTCTGTTTCCCCTGATCAATTGAAAATCGATAAGAAAGTCATTCGTAAGGTTATATCCGATTACACAAAGGAAGCAGGAGTGAGACAGCTTACCAGAAACTTGGAAAAGCTGGTGAGAAAGGTTGTACTTCAACTTGAGGAAGGCGCAGAAAAGGTTGAGATCAAGCCAAAAGATCTTTCAAAATATCTTGGTGTCGAGCGATTTTACAACGAACTGGTGCTTTCAGAGCCAGAAGTTGGTGCCGTGAACGGTTTGGCTTGGACAGAGTACGGCGGCACGGTTTTGATAGTTGAAGCTTTGCTGATGCCTGGAAAAGGCCAACTCATATTAACTGGAAGATTAGGCGAGGTGATGAAGGAATCAGCCAGAATAGCCTTGAGCGTTGCAAGGGCTTTCTGTGGAGAAAAGTACAAAGAAATTTTTGAACAAAACGATCTTCACATCAACTTACCGGAAGGAGCGGTACCAAAAGATGGTCCATCGGCCGGAGTGACGATGGCCACCGCGATAATATCGTGTGTCACGGCAAGAAAAGTTCGAAACGATGTCGCAATGACTGGTGAGCTCACCTTGAGAGGCAGGGTTTTGGCAGTTGGTGGAATAAAAGAAAAGATTCTTGCAGCTTACAGAAACGGGATAAAAAAGGTTTTGATCCCAAAGGCAAACGAAAAAGAACTTGTGAAAATTCCACAGCAAGTTCTCAAAAAACTTGAGATTGTTCTTGTTGAAACAATAGATCAGGTGGTTGAAGAAGCATGTTTGTGA
- the tsaE gene encoding tRNA (adenosine(37)-N6)-threonylcarbamoyltransferase complex ATPase subunit type 1 TsaE, whose translation MDEKNLKKLAKIVAEELGEIKLLLLIGELGSGKTTFVRGFVTHFGLDESVVKSPTFSILNIYKGSKVIYHMDLYRVEQPDEEILMEIEEALEQNNTVLIIEWADRIENFWPEKFLKIKFDFCDEGRTVLIECFDEKLLEKISSRWFGGKKI comes from the coding sequence TTGGATGAAAAGAATCTGAAAAAGCTTGCCAAAATCGTTGCAGAAGAGCTTGGAGAAATAAAATTATTGCTTTTGATTGGTGAACTTGGAAGCGGAAAAACCACTTTTGTAAGGGGCTTTGTTACTCACTTTGGGCTTGATGAATCTGTCGTCAAAAGTCCCACCTTTTCTATTTTGAACATTTACAAAGGCTCCAAAGTCATTTATCACATGGATTTGTACAGGGTAGAGCAGCCGGACGAAGAAATTCTGATGGAAATCGAAGAGGCATTGGAACAAAATAACACCGTTTTGATAATAGAATGGGCTGATAGGATTGAAAACTTTTGGCCCGAAAAGTTTTTGAAGATTAAATTCGACTTTTGCGATGAAGGAAGAACTGTGCTGATCGAATGCTTTGATGAAAAACTCTTGGAAAAAATATCGTCGAGGTGGTTTGGTGGCAAAAAAATTTGA
- a CDS encoding inositol monophosphatase family protein produces the protein MDRLDFAIKLSRQVGFYLLQYWGRAENVREKSSFQDLVTDCDKQAQKMIVDQIRKNFPEDSILAEEGLFEDGDKLWIIDPIDGTMNFVHGLPSFGVGIAYVEKGNVVLGVAHDPVLNETFYCVQNQGAYKNGERIKVSSNDKLKDCIGNVGFYIDFTGKFLSLMEKRVRRMRIMGSAILAGAYVACGRFDFFVARRANPWDVAPVLLMVKEAGGMVTDIWGNEATLSSKSFVFSNKAIHEELLKVIQEADR, from the coding sequence ATGGATAGGCTAGACTTTGCAATAAAACTGTCAAGACAAGTTGGTTTTTATTTGCTTCAATACTGGGGAAGAGCCGAAAACGTTCGTGAAAAAAGCTCTTTCCAGGATCTGGTAACTGATTGCGACAAACAAGCACAGAAAATGATAGTAGACCAAATACGAAAAAATTTTCCGGAAGATTCAATCTTAGCCGAAGAAGGACTTTTTGAAGATGGAGATAAACTTTGGATCATTGACCCAATAGATGGAACGATGAATTTTGTCCATGGTTTACCATCTTTCGGTGTCGGCATAGCTTACGTTGAAAAAGGCAACGTAGTGCTCGGAGTTGCGCACGATCCTGTTTTGAACGAAACCTTTTACTGTGTTCAAAACCAAGGTGCTTATAAAAACGGCGAAAGAATTAAGGTTTCTTCCAACGATAAATTGAAAGACTGTATTGGAAACGTTGGATTTTACATTGATTTTACTGGGAAATTCTTAAGCTTGATGGAAAAAAGAGTACGAAGAATGAGAATAATGGGAAGCGCAATTCTGGCAGGAGCTTATGTGGCGTGTGGAAGGTTTGACTTTTTCGTTGCGCGCAGAGCAAACCCTTGGGATGTTGCACCTGTTCTTTTGATGGTGAAAGAAGCCGGTGGAATGGTGACTGATATTTGGGGAAACGAAGCCACCTTGAGTTCGAAAAGCTTTGTTTTCAGCAACAAAGCTATTCACGAAGAACTTTTGAAAGTCATACAAGAAGCGGATCGGTAA
- a CDS encoding cupin domain-containing protein: MVIKPEEMKVDLIENMRGGKGKVEIQHLVDKQLLEGKARLFAKLTVKPNSSVGFHKHENEFEIFYILSGKGLFHEDDKTIPIQAGDVCLTQSGHSHSIENTSETEDLVFLAVIFLL; the protein is encoded by the coding sequence ATGGTGATAAAACCTGAAGAGATGAAGGTGGATTTGATTGAAAACATGAGGGGTGGCAAAGGTAAGGTCGAGATTCAACACCTTGTTGACAAGCAGCTTCTTGAAGGCAAGGCAAGGTTGTTTGCGAAGTTAACGGTTAAACCGAATTCTTCTGTTGGCTTTCACAAACATGAAAACGAGTTCGAAATTTTTTACATTCTTTCCGGAAAAGGATTGTTTCACGAAGACGACAAAACTATACCTATTCAAGCTGGAGATGTTTGTTTGACACAATCAGGACACAGCCATTCGATTGAAAACACATCTGAAACGGAGGATTTAGTTTTTCTAGCTGTTATATTCCTTCTTTAG
- a CDS encoding diguanylate cyclase domain-containing protein — protein MQRILNVLNDEEKPKQLQQVNVSISYGIIEFKPSREIDIQAVLKQLDELMYEHKKRFKNKRT, from the coding sequence ATGCAAAGAATTTTAAATGTACTCAACGATGAGGAAAAACCAAAGCAACTTCAACAAGTAAACGTATCGATAAGCTATGGTATAATTGAGTTCAAACCATCACGTGAGATAGACATACAAGCCGTTCTAAAACAGCTAGACGAACTGATGTACGAGCATAAAAAACGCTTTAAAAATAAGAGAACCTAA
- a CDS encoding GGDEF domain-containing protein: MIALNSIFAGLIVIFMLSSITSAKKIVNVIDTLVQRVFEENQETSQTGIEEIDRLIRRYEELISNLRQSASSMSKQIQKLSEQIKFQMEVQRKLAELATVDELTGTLNRRAALEILEKLLKTNLSVVSLCYFDVDRLKFVNDNFGHDVGDILLRHVINKIKKYLRRSDHIARMGGDEFLIILPEVRKKRSRAYNAKNFKCTQR, from the coding sequence TTGATAGCTTTGAATTCAATTTTTGCTGGACTAATTGTTATATTTATGCTTTCGAGCATAACTTCAGCAAAGAAAATAGTGAACGTGATAGACACTTTGGTTCAGCGTGTCTTTGAAGAAAATCAGGAAACCTCGCAAACCGGGATAGAGGAAATCGATCGATTGATACGAAGATACGAAGAATTAATATCAAACCTTCGTCAATCGGCAAGCTCAATGAGCAAGCAAATTCAAAAGCTTTCGGAGCAAATAAAGTTTCAAATGGAAGTTCAGAGAAAACTCGCAGAACTTGCAACAGTTGATGAACTAACGGGTACTTTGAACAGAAGAGCAGCACTTGAAATACTCGAAAAGCTTCTTAAAACAAATTTGTCAGTCGTTTCACTTTGTTATTTCGACGTGGATCGTTTGAAGTTCGTCAACGACAACTTTGGCCACGACGTGGGTGATATATTGCTTCGCCATGTTATAAACAAGATTAAAAAATACCTTCGAAGAAGCGATCACATTGCAAGAATGGGCGGCGATGAGTTTTTGATAATCCTTCCAGAAGTTCGAAAAAAAAGAAGCCGAGCTTATAATGCAAAGAATTTTAAATGTACTCAACGATGA
- a CDS encoding metallophosphoesterase has translation MKRLFISDLHIADGSSKDDFQFDLELADLLDDFSHQSDVELVIVGDGLEILESQAVKELGLLPFDQLIEKIDETVVVEIFKQHPIVFEAFRKFSKNHRIVYIVGNHDYYLLKNKKLKEKLKEFFNIEIVPYYYIPEVGILAMHGNQFDIINKFGYDKKNGSLVPPLGDYIARYMMFFFDEKVKSLVPEDIIRDYDNVRPMLDVFHWFKWAIDVYEVSFDILEMWISTFLKMMRTADAKFWMRKNFPIMSCMSKLFLNKAGGMKLGSLLVRLAMKIRRVRNTDYLYRAAKGLLLGKRKLKKEDLLGYEDGKVEFEKLNGVIFGHIHHSTFRIIPCNGSNKFYVNCGSWRPVVEKVNGKKKYGFHKKAELFYALIIDGKNSDLEIIINTTNKLMKSKLL, from the coding sequence ATGAAAAGGCTTTTCATAAGTGATCTTCACATTGCAGACGGCTCATCAAAAGATGATTTTCAGTTTGACCTAGAGCTAGCAGATCTGCTAGACGATTTTTCGCACCAGTCTGATGTTGAGCTGGTCATCGTTGGTGATGGTCTTGAAATACTTGAAAGCCAAGCTGTGAAAGAACTAGGTCTTTTACCTTTTGATCAATTGATTGAAAAGATTGACGAAACTGTTGTTGTTGAGATATTCAAACAGCATCCAATTGTCTTCGAGGCGTTTAGGAAATTTTCGAAAAATCACAGGATAGTTTACATCGTTGGAAACCATGACTATTACCTTTTGAAAAACAAGAAGCTGAAAGAAAAGCTTAAGGAATTTTTCAACATCGAGATAGTTCCGTATTACTACATTCCAGAAGTTGGAATTCTTGCCATGCACGGCAACCAGTTTGATATCATAAACAAGTTTGGATATGATAAGAAAAACGGTTCTTTGGTTCCCCCACTCGGTGATTACATCGCAAGGTACATGATGTTCTTTTTCGATGAAAAGGTAAAGTCGCTTGTTCCAGAGGACATAATTCGTGATTACGATAACGTCAGGCCAATGCTCGATGTTTTTCATTGGTTCAAATGGGCAATCGATGTTTACGAAGTTAGTTTCGATATTCTTGAAATGTGGATAAGCACTTTTTTGAAAATGATGAGAACTGCCGATGCAAAATTCTGGATGAGAAAAAACTTTCCAATAATGAGTTGTATGTCGAAGCTTTTTCTCAACAAAGCCGGCGGAATGAAGCTTGGATCACTTCTGGTTAGACTTGCGATGAAAATTCGCCGGGTGAGAAACACAGATTACCTGTACAGAGCCGCAAAAGGATTGCTTTTGGGTAAAAGGAAGTTGAAGAAAGAAGATCTTTTGGGGTATGAAGACGGTAAAGTTGAATTCGAAAAACTAAACGGTGTGATCTTTGGACACATTCACCACAGCACGTTTAGAATAATTCCGTGCAACGGTTCCAACAAATTCTATGTGAACTGTGGTTCTTGGAGGCCAGTTGTTGAAAAAGTGAACGGAAAAAAGAAATATGGTTTTCACAAGAAAGCAGAACTGTTTTACGCTTTGATAATTGATGGGAAAAATTCGGATTTGGAGATAATCATCAATACTACGAATAAGTTGATGAAAAGTAAATTGTTGTGA